In one Oryza glaberrima chromosome 2, OglaRS2, whole genome shotgun sequence genomic region, the following are encoded:
- the LOC127762926 gene encoding uncharacterized protein LOC127762926: MYTRQTKKAGASEKSRASKRARGSGSGAMAMLRAPFGLALVAVAAALLLLVVSSCHASREHPDIRNTMAVESSKTVVILDDPKCEVMEKCDPKGCTDYCIGIGLGQNNGFCTFHDLQFYCCCPID, encoded by the exons ATGTATACAAGGCAGACTAAGAAGGCAGGAGCAAGTGAAAAATCAAGGGCATCAAAGAGAGCAAGAGGATCAGGTTCAGGAGCAATGGCCATGTTGAGAGCGCCGTTTGGCCTGGCTCTTGTTGCTGTAGCGgctgctcttcttcttcttgttgtttccTCCTGCCATGCATCCAGAGAACACCCAG ATATACGTAATACTATGGCAGTGGAGAGCAGCAAGACGGTGGTGATATTGGATGATCCAAAGTGCGAGGTGATGGAGAAGTGCGACCCCAAGGGCTGTACGGATTACTGCATCGGCATTGGCCTGGGACAAAATAATGGCTTCTGCACCTTCCATGATCTTCAGTTCTACTGCTGCTGCCCCATcgactaa
- the LOC127762925 gene encoding transcriptional corepressor LEUNIG_HOMOLOG-like, whose translation MAQSNWEADKMLDVYIYDYLLKRNLQSTAKAFMAEGKVAADPVAIDAPGGFLFEWWSVFWDIFIARTNEKHSEVAAAYLEAQQIKAREHQQQMQMQQLQLIQHRHAQLQRTNASHPSLNGPINTLNSDGILGHSTASVLAAKMYEERLKHPQSLDSEGSQLLDASRMALLKSAATNHAGQLVPGTPGNVSTTLQQIQARNQQTMDIKSEGNMGVAQRSLPMDPSSLYGQGIIQPKPGLGGAGLNQGVSGLPLKGWPLTGIDQMRPNLGAQMQKPFLSTQSQFQLMSPQQQQQFLAQAQAQGNLSNSSNYGDLDPRRYTALTRGGLNGKDGQPAGTDGCISSPMQSSSPKVRSDQEYLIKVQQTSSQQPQEQQQQQSQQQQQQQSQQQQMQQSNRKRKQPTSSGAANSTGTGNTVGPSTNSPPSTPSTHTPGDGLGMPGNMRHVPKNLVMYGADGTGLASSSNQMDDLEPFGDVGSLEDNVESFLANDDGDARDIFAALKRSPAEPNPAASKGFTFNEVNCLRTNNSKVVCCHFSSDGKILASAGHEKKAVLWNMDTFQSQYTSEEHSLIITDVRFRPNSSQLATSSFDRTIKLWNAADPGFCLHTFVGHNVQVTSLDFHPKKTDLLCSCDGNGEIRYWNLTQLSCMRAMKGGTAQVRFQPNTGQFLAAAAETMVAIFDVETHSKKYTLQGHNTDVQSVCWDSSGEYLASVSQDLVKVWSISSGECIHEVSSNGNKFHSCVFHPSYANLLVIGGYQSLELWNMVKNQSMTIQAHEGLIAALAQSPVNGMVASASHDNSVKLWK comes from the exons ATGGCGCAGAGCAACTGGGAAGCAGATAAGAT GCTTGATGTGTATATCTATGACTATCTGCTGAAGAGGAACTTGCAGTCGACGGCCAAGGCTTTCATGGCGGAGGGAAAGGTCGCCGCTGATCCAGTCG CAATTGATGCTCCTGGAGGGTTTCTCTTTGAGTGGTGGTCTGTTTTTTGGGATATATTTATTGCAAGAACAAATGAGAAGCATTCTGAGGTTGCAGCGGCATACCTAGAG GCACAGCAAATCAAAGCGAGAGAGCACCAACagcagatgcagatgcagcagTTGCAACTAATACAACACAGACATGCTCAACTGCAGCGAACTAATGCAAGTCATCCTTCACTTAATGGTCCAATAAACACCCTAAATTCTGATGGCATTCTGGGGCATTCAACAGCTAGTGTTTTGGCTGCCAAGATGTATGAAGAGCGCTTGAAGCACCCTCAATCCTTGGACTCTGAGGGATCACAGCTTCTTGATGCTAGTAGGATGGCTCTTCTCAAGTCAGCTGCAACAAATCATGCAGG GCAATTAGTTCCCGGAACTCCCGGAAATGTGTCTACAACGCTGCAACAAATCCAGGCTAGGAATCAACAAACTATG GATATAAAAAGTGAAGGTAATATGGGTGTTGCCCAAAGATCTTTGCCCATGGACCCATCATCCTTATATGGACAGGGTATTATTCAGCCAAAACCTGGATTGGGCGGTGCAG GACTAAACCAAGGAGTAAGCGGTCTACCATTGAAAGGGTGGCCATTAACT GGAATTGACCAAATGCGACCAAATTTAGGTGCTCAAATGCAGAAGCCATTTCTTTCAACACAGTCACAGTTTCAACTTATGTcaccacagcagcagcaacaattcTTAGCACAGGCCCAAGCACAAGGCAATCTTAGCAACTCAAGTAACTATGGGGATTTGGATCCCCGGAGATATACAGCACTAACCAGGGGTGGCTTGAATGGTAAGGATGGACAGCCTGCTGGAACTGATGGGTGTATTAGTTCCCCAATGCAATCCAGTTCACCCAAAGTTAGGTCAGACCAAGAGTATCTCATAaag GTACAACAGACATCTTCCCAGCAACCGcaggaacagcagcagcagcagagccagcaacaacagcagcagcaaagccagCAACAGCAAATGCAACAG AGCaatagaaaaagaaagcaaCCTACATCTTCAGGAGCAGCAAATAGTACTGGAACAGGGAATACAGTTGGCCCTTCAACCAATTCTCCACCATCTACTCCATCCACGCATACCCCAGGAGATGGACTTGGGATGCCTGGCAATATGCGCCACGTCCCGAAAAATTTAGTGATGTATGGTGCTGACGGAACAGGACTAGCATCCTCTTCAAACCAAATG GATGATCTCGAGCCATTTGGTGATGTTGGCTCTTTGGAAGATAATGTTGAATCATTCTTAGCCAATGATGATGGAGATGCAAGGGATATTTTTGCTGCACTTAAAAGAAGTCCTGCAGAGCCTAATCCAGCGGCTTCAAAAG GTTTTACCTTCAATGAGGTTAATTGTTTGCGCACGAACAATAGCAAAGTTGTCTGTTGCCATTTTTCTTCAGATGGCAAGATATTGGCTAGCGCTGGACATGAAAAGAAG GCTGTACTTTGGAACATGGACACCTTCCAGAGCCAGTATACATCAGAAGAACACAGCCTCATAATTACTGATGTCCGTTTCCGGCCTAATTCTTCTCAGCTGGCAACATCATCCTTTGATAGAACTATTAAGCTGTGGAATGCTGCAGAT CCTGGATTCTGTTTGCATACGTTTGTTGGGCATAATGTCCAAGTCACATCTTTAGATTTTCATCCAAAGAAGACGGACCTTTTGTGCTCTTGTGATGGCAATGGTGAAATCCGGTACTGGAATCTGACCCAGCTTAGCTGCATGCGTGCCATGAAG GGAGGTACTGCCCAAGTTCGATTCCAACCTAACACTGGACAGTTTCTCGCAGCTGCTGCGGAGACTATGGTTGCCATTTTTGATGTTGAAACGCACAGCAAAAAATACACACTACAG GGCCATAACACAGATGTGCAATCAGTGTGTTGGGACAGCAGTGGGGAGTACCTTGCCTCTGTCAGTCAGGACTTGGTTAAGGTCTGGTCAATATCATCAGGAGAGTGCATTCATGAGGTTAGCTCCAATGGAAACAAGTTCCACTCTTGTGTGTTCCACCCAAGCTATGCCAATCTCCTTGTTATTGGAGGCTACCAG TCCCTGGAGCTATGGAACATGGTAAAGAACCAGAGCATGACGATACAAGCCCATGAAGGTCTAATTGCGGCCTTGGCGCAATCGCCAGTGAACGGGATGGTGGCTTCTGCGAGCCACGACAACTCTGTCAAGTTGTGGAAGTAA